A genome region from Gallus gallus isolate bGalGal1 chromosome 9, bGalGal1.mat.broiler.GRCg7b, whole genome shotgun sequence includes the following:
- the CYP2AB3 gene encoding cytochrome P450, family 2, subfamily AB, polypeptide 3 translates to MLAVSAVLVCLAASLLLVQFLGMQWKRRQLPPGPAPFPLFGNLLQMKFQIHHDILKKMASMYGNIFTLWLTGTPVVVLHGYQAVKEGMTAHAEEVAGRPLSRAFRLMTNGNGVMFSNGHLWKQQRRFGLLTMRKMGVGKQNQECQIQEEAHHLVQYLRNTKGKPLDPAVPVTHTVSNVICALILGHRFSIEDKRFLRLVEAVDDISAFANSVSFYVHDQVPWIATHFLTRCKKALASIDTMRALLEEEIGSHKGKVDENQDFIGYYLDQMAKSKEDAGATYDKANLLQTIFDLFLAGTETTATTLRWALLYMVAYPDVQEKVHKELDAVLGSSRLICYKDRKNLPYTNAVIHEIQRYSNIVLIALPRYTVKDTELLGFPIPKDTIVLVNIDSVLSDPEKWETPDQFNPGHFLDKDGNFVHREAFLPFSIGHRACMGELLARLELFIIFCTLLQAFTFTLPDGVNEVSTKFVFSSTKKPPPHQICAIPR, encoded by the exons ATGTTAGCAGTGAGTGCGGTGCTGGTATGTTTGGCAGCCTCTCTGCTCCTCGTGCAGTTCCTGGGAATGCAATGGAAGCGAAGACAGCTTCCCCCTGGACCAGCTCCATTCCCCCTCTTTGGGAATCTGCTGCAGATGAAGTTCCAAATTCACCACGACATCCTTAAAAAG ATGGCCAGCATGTATGGCAATATCTTCACATTATGGCTTACAGGCACACCTGTCGTTGTCCTACATGGGTACCAGGCAGTGAAGGAGGGGATGACTGCCCATGCTGAAGAAGTTGCTGGAAGGCCATTAAGCAGAGCCTTCAGGTTGATGACTAATGGAAATG GTGTTATGTTCTCTAATGGCCATCTCTGGAAGCAACAGCGCCGCTTTGGACTCCTAACAATGAGGAAAATGGGAGTAGGGAAACAAAACCAGGAGTGTCAAATCCAGGAGGAAGCCCATCACCTGGTTCAGTACCTGCGGAACACAAAAG GAAAACCTCTGGACCCCGCTGTGCCCGTTACTCACACTGTCTCCAATGTAATTTGTGCTCTGATTTTGGGACACCGCTTCTCCATagaagacaaaagatttctccgCTTGGTTGAAGCCGTGGATGATATATCAGCATTTGCAAACAGTGTCTCATTTTAT GTCCACGATCAGGTTCCCTGGATTGCAACCCATTTTCTAACACGGTGTAAGAAGGCTTTGGCCAGTATAGATACTATGAGGGCTCTGTTAGAAGAGGAAATTGGAAGTCACAAAGGAAAAGTCGATGAAAATCAAGATTTTATTGGCTACTATTTGGATCAGATGGCTAAA TCTAAAGAAGATGCTGGGGCTACATATGACAAGGCCAATTTGTTGCAGACTATTTTTGACCTCTTTCTGGCTGGCACAGAAACGACAGCCACCACTTTGCGTTGGGCATTGCTCTACATGGTGGCTTATCCTGATGTTCAAG AGAAAGTCCATAAGGAGCTGGATGCTGTCCTGGGCAGTTCCCGTTTAATTTgctacaaagacagaaaaaactTGCCATACACAAATGCTGTGATTCATGAAATCCAACGATACAGTAATATTGTCTTAATTGCACTTCCCAGATATACTGTGAAGGACACGGAGCTGCTGGGATTTCCTATTCCAAAG GACACCATCGTTCTGGTAAATATCGACTCTGTTCTGTCTGATCCTGAAAAATGGGAGACACCTGATCAGTTCAACCCGGGACACTTCCTCGATAAAGATGGAAACTTTGTACACAGAGAAGCATTCCTACCATTCTCAATAG GGCACCGTGCATGCATGGGGGAACTGCTGGCAAGGCTGGAGCTCTTCATCATCTTCTGCACCCTGCTGCAGGCATTCACCTTCACCCTGCCAGATGGAGTGAACGAAGTCAGCAccaagtttgttttttcaagtaCAAAGAAGCCACCTCCACACCAGATCTGTGCCATTCCTCGGTAG